From the genome of Phycodurus eques isolate BA_2022a chromosome 22, UOR_Pequ_1.1, whole genome shotgun sequence, one region includes:
- the mettl25 gene encoding methyltransferase-like protein 25, protein MIPSSVGLAELRQRIDELTRFLAATLSIANAHTVEFYTHDVWSRFVAVSPEEVLTAIGASGHQGAPQLQNQSGSIEQRRTTFGFCQDTNRLLDAHELLRAAKAHSLPGLGVCTSRDELLEALRRKPSELGIELEPDEFMNTKKSHEVQSMAEVVDCLAKRCGVKQESFVIDVGSGKGYLSSFLSLQHGLRVFGIDSSSTNTHGAQERNRKVKKFSKVYQKHRKAAKGEVEHQVVTEIKDEEDESQKDKLQTPDSKPIEEFFLSAMSLEVMQSGRTSPSSLTDEERQRRKRENLERKALSRNGATSAVFSPLTSYVTAETELRELIDELEDAVLVGLHTCGDLAPSTLRMFAAKAELLAVCSVGCCYNKLSEEFEPDAQDCSRGAFGFPLSQHLRRHSWFCGRNARMSACLALERVAVGHGIQMDSLFYRAVLHVILRDHYGTYKSEKRVGNVYSKAKSFVDYVRRALCKLDLDDSQLSDGDIQRYHDAHVSRQPEIRAFNLLKVTLAPCIEGLILLDRLCYLKEQDKGSFATLVQLFDPLLSPRCYAVVALKN, encoded by the exons ATGATTCCCTCCTCGGTGGGCCTCGCGGAGCTTCGGCAACGCATCGATGAACTCACGCGTTTTCTCGCTGCCACTCTGAGCATCGCAAACGCGCACACTGTGGAGTTTTACACGCACGACGTGTGGAGTCGTTTCGTGGCCGTGTCGCCCGAGGAGGTGCTGACTGCAATCGGCGCGAgcggccaccagggggcgccaCAGCTCCAAAACCAAAGTGGATCCATAG AGCAACGGAGGACCACATTTGGGTTTTGCCAAGACACAAACCGGCTGCTTGATGCTCACGAACTGTTGCGTGCAGCCAAGGCCCACTCGCTTCCCGGGCTGGGGGTCTGCACAAGCCGGGATGAGCTTCTGGAGGCCCTCAGACGAAAGCCATCGGAATTAG GCATCGAATTGGAGCCGGATGAGTTCATGAACACGAAGAAGTCGCATGAGGTGCAGTCCATGGCGGAGGTGGTGGACTGTTTGGCCAAGCGCTGTGGAGTCAAACaggaaagtttt GTGATAGACGTGGGTTCGGGGAAGGGCTACCTGAGCTccttcctgtccctgcagcacGGCCTCCGCGTCTTCGGCATCGACTCGTCCAGCACCAACACCCACGGGGCGCAGGAGAGGAACCGCAAAGTGAAGAAGTTCTCTAAGGTGTACCAGAAACACAGGAAGGCTGCAAAAGGAGAGGTAGAGCACCaggtggtcacagaaataaaagATGAGGAAGATGAGTCCCAGAAGGATAAGCTGCAGACACCAGACTCGAAACCCATAGAGGAGTTCTTCTTAAGTGCCATGTCGTTGGAGGTGATGCAGTCTGGGAGAACTTCCCCCAGCTCACTGACTGATGAGGAGAggcagaggaggaagagggagaACCTCGAGAGGAAAGCCCTGAGCAGAAACGGCGCAACCAGTGCCGTCTTTTCACCGCTCACGTCTTACGTTACCGCCGAAACGGAGCTGAGGGAGCTCATCGATGAGCTGGAG GATGCGGTCCTGGTGGGCCTGCACACGTGCGGCGACCTGGCGCCCAGCACGCTCAGAATGTTTGCGGCAAAAGCGGAGCTGCTCGCCGTCTGCAGCGTGGGATGCTGCTACAACAAGCTGTCGGAGGAGTTTGAGCCCGACGCACAGG ATTGTTCGCGTGGTGCGTTCGGGTTCCCTCTGAGTCAGCACCTCCGCCGCCACTCGTGGTTCTGCGGCAGAAACGCCAGGATGTCCGCGTGCTTG GCGCTGGAAAGAGTTGCGGTGGGCCACGGG ATTCAGATGGATTCGCTGTTCTATCGGGCGGTCCTGCATGTTATTCTCCGGGACCACTATGGCACCTATAAAAG TGAAAAGCGAGTGGGGAACGTCTACTCCAAGGCGAAATCCTTCGTGGATTACGTTCGACGGGCTCTTTGCAAACTGGATCTGGATGATTCACAG CTTTCCGATGGGGACATTCAGCGGTACCACGACGCCCATGTGTCGCGCCAGCCCGAGATCCGCGCTTTTAATCTG TTGAAGGTGACCCTGGCTCCTTGCATTGAAGGCCTCATTCTCCTGGACCGCCTCTGCTACCTGAAAGAGCAG GACAAGGGATCTTTTGCCACTTTGGTGCAGCTCTTTGACCCGCTTCTGTCGCCGAGATGTTACGCCGTCGTCGCACTGAAGAACTGA